The nucleotide sequence AACacaaactttcaaaaacaaaatgaacacaaAAGTGAAACAGTCACATTAATACATACATACCTAACACAAACTTTCAAAAGAACACAAAATGAAGGAGTTGAGTACAAGAAACTCAAATGAAATAAGTGATCatcacaaacacaaatataaaattacacatcTATCCTTACATACCCAatttatacaagtaaaaaaaagtaTGTTAACCTGACCTAAGGATATGTTGTAAAGAAATACTCTATTCATGTAACATAATACAGAACATTTAATATAGGAGTAATTCTTGCAAGTTAAAACATATAGCAAAATTTAATTTAAGgaaaactatttaaacatgtaTTATTGATTCAATACTACATAAAGTAGTTcagtgtatatttgtatataaaaagaaTTTATCTACATAAAGCAAGCTTTCTTTTTAGAAACTGAAACACATAGAGGGATTACAAAAGAATTATATTCCACTTGCTCATTGATTTATTACaatcttatttttatgtatacatgCTCTTTCTCCATGTAGCATTTCAGAAGGCAGAGCAACAACTCAGATTCAGTAAAAGAAGTAAATCTTTATGACAATGAACAATCCTGGGGTATAAATTATGCATCACTGTTCCAAATAAGcataatatacaaaacaattcAGCACGTATAACATACATATACTCTTGGTTATGAAGGTATAAATTAACTAATGATTACTATAAGATTTTTATAACATGCTTACCCTCACAAATGCCCTAGAAATCACAAAACATTAATTCTTGCCAACTGAGCTTAGAgatacaaaaatatacacaactttgagatttattatattacttagaTCAAGATTTGATCCCAAAACTCAGAACTAATGGCACTTTTGTTTCAATTCTTCATAATCGGAACATCCACGTTGAAAAAAAGAGTTAAACTTTTTTCAAATATAGCTGATTCAATTTCTCAGTGACAAGTAAAACCCTACTATTATGCATCTCACTATGGTTAGCATCCTGCAGATATTGCATTAGTTCAAACTCTCCGACAACTGCAAAAAATAATGTATCTCAGACCTTTAAAGACAAAGAGCACTGTTACTATTCTGGAAACAACTGTAATTACAGTTAACAAAGTTAGTGTTCTACTTTACACCTATCTAATGTTgatgttttaataactgtttttactGAATATCcttatgttttaaatatgtcACCATCATCTTGGAAATCATTTCTCCTCAAGTCACATCACACAACCATTTATGTATCATGCATATTGaaagaaatacatgtaaaaacacCAAATCCCAAGATTTAGCAATAGATTTTGTTCTTTACTCATTAACACATTCCAATAAAACACTAATCATACTTCAAACATACCAAATCCCAAGTGATGCATTACATCACAAGTGACTTTTGAACAACTTCAGTGTTAAACATTACAAGTTGTATAAAAATCAGGatgtaaaaaaacattacaagttCTCTGCCAGAGATTTTGGCTTCAACTCATTTTACagaacaaaaactgaaataattttcctTTTAGGAATCCAGTGTGTAAAGCTACAATTCATAATTATCTTGCTGTAAACCAGCCAAAAGTgcattacagttttacacatgTATGAAGTGgctgtaaagaaataaaataggtatgctttattttttagaaaagtaTGCATTATATCGacaaaaaaatttacatttatcaAAGTAAATATGTATACAATAAAATTGTATAACCGAAATTACTGTggtgaaatttataaatttaaaggttttcttacAGATATacctgatatattttttttaaatttaaaaagaacaaaataacatttggtaacaaaaaaaaacaaaaacaaaaaacaatacttttacatGGAATGTACATACTTTTGTCAATTTCAGAACATTCATTTATTCAATACAGTAATCTCACTGTATTTTCACACAACTGCTTTAACAGACATACTGTAAtctaaagttttgtattttttttaacttaagggcaatgaaagaaaaatgttctGATATGAGAAATTTTACCTTACTTAGCTAGTTTCCTATGCTTCTAAAAATTGAATGTATTCTTCAGCTAAAAAGTAACtgaacattattaacattttatgaaagaTATGATAGTTACAGAAGAATGGGGTTCCTGTAGTTTTACATGAATTCTTATAAACACATTACAACAGTAAACTTTGTAAATCACCACTGTCAAATATGCAATTTTTAACTGATCtataaagcattatatacaaattcaaacatttaaaaatatcattatgcCTAGCATATAATgtagcaacaacaaaaacttgttttataaattacCTGAAAACATATGGTTATTTGCTGTGACTACAAGGTACTTCCAGTAATTGAGCCAAACATCAATTTTAGTGTATACTTACACTTGTCCTGTATGTCAAGATTACcagtaattattaaaatgtaaatttacctATGGGCAGCTATATACTTGTGACTACTGATTAATTTTTCTCTAAATGGTTAAGCACATTCATTCAAACTTGAAAACACACTTTTCTGTTTCCACAAATAATTAAactcaaatgttttttttgttcttcatgCATAGAGTAAATACAGAACAGTATATTTCAAATTTGACACCTCAGAGTCATAAGCATCTACATATAAGTGTGGATGTGTGTAATGCTGTGCAACCTAAAGAATGCAAtgcttactatatataaatataacaacatgtTATATTTGCAACTTACACACAATTCAGTGGTATCCTCCTCATTACTCCTCAGATTTTGAAATAtcattgagaaaaatattttacaagtcaAGTCAAACAACTATACATCTGCATTTTGCAGGTTTTGACTTTGAATTACGTTCACATGCATGTTTTTTTGGACACTGAACTGGCTGGAGGTAGGCCTAAATTACTAGTTTAATATTGTCATTTCATGAGCCTTTAGGTTATAATACAAACTTACAAGCAGCActtatgttatttttctaacaacATGGCAGTAGCTGATAACAATGCATCTTCAAGAATGTTTCTCTTACTAAAAAACTAGCAACTacattatcattaaaaattaacaatctGAGTATGAACATTTTTCCCACTAGAACACAACTATGTCACAGAGGTGCTAAGCCTTCAGGTTCCAGTTCCTCATCTGATGAATTGTTTGCCTCAGCTTGATGTAATGTTGGATAGCTAACCCCATCTTTTCTCTTAACCAGAGTGTAAACATTCATATTATCCTTCCCTTTAACATATATAGATCCTcttttttcaaattcaaacacATCTTGCAGTACAAATACACAATGTTCAGGAACCTGAATATGACCTGGAATCCCAGTTGAGTCCATTCTACTAGCTATGTTTACAGCATCTCCCCAGATGTCATAGTATAACTTTGTTGTACCAATAACACCGGCTGTAACATCTCCAAAATTGTATCCAATACGAAAAATGAAACTAAACTCCAACAAGTCACAATTGAACCGTTCAATTACCTGTTGCATTGCAAGAGCAAAATCCATTAACTCAAACAAGTGTGTACAAGGATGTGGATTCTGTTGCCGAATATGTGGGTTTAAGCCTGCGGCAGCCATAAACGTACTACCTATGGTCTTAATTTTTTCCACATTCTTGAATTCTGGTCTATTTAAGAGCTCATCAAAGTCTCCAATAAGCTCATTTAAAACTCGAAGATATTCTTTTCCTCCTTCATATGATTCATCATACATTTCATGGAAGTTTACAATACTTGCAAATATTATGCCTGCATCCTTGTGGTTTTCTGAGTATTTAGAAGTTGATTTCAGCTGTTCTGCAACATGTTTTGGAATGATATTATGTAATAACCAATCAGCTTGATTTTTCATGGCCTGAATTTTCTTTTTGTCTCGAGCTGCTGTAACACTTCCATGAAAACTAAGCCGGTAACTGATTTCAAACTCTCGATTTAAAAACCATATGAGAATGGTAATAAGAATACCATCCAAAATAATTTCATACACTAGAGAATGTCCACAATGATATAAAACTGTGGCAGTATTTGTTTCAACAACCACATCATCTGGATCTAGAAAAACTGACCTGTTAAATGTGGAAACAACAGAGGTTGGTTCTGGCCAATAATCTATGGAACAATGACAATATGATGCACTGAAGAGCAAAACAAGACCAGCCACAGCAGTGCCTGCCAAGACAGATTTCAGCCAACAGTTCAAGTGGGTAAAGTTGCAGAAGTGAAAGATGGACACAAACATTAGATACAGAAATGCATGAGTCTTTTCTGGGGTAGCCAGTACATTGCTACAAGAAAAGTTGGAGAAGACAGAAGCTACAGGGAGACTAACAAGAATAGCTCCACAAATGTGCCATGGATACCACTGTGTACAGAATCTGTAGACTTGAGACAAGCATGCAACTCTAAAATATCCTCGAGAAGCAAACGTCTCCCTCAGACACAGCAGGATAATGAACATTTCCCAGCAAGTAGCAAGAAGACAGAACAGCAACCACGGTAAAGGAGAATGAAAAAGCATAAAGCAGGAAAAAGCAATGACAATAAACACTACAGCTGACACAAATACATCACAATACATATTAAATGTTGCAGATGACACAGTTAAAGTTGCATCCTTTGAGTCTCGATAATGAAGTCGTTGCCTGTAGTCTCTTTCCATTGCTGGTATGACAAAAAATAATGATAACTGGTTGATAGGAGGTCTTACAAAGTAGTCAATGTGGCCTGCATCTTGCTGCACACAGCGGATCATTTGTAGATCCGACTGTTTTCTTAGGTGTCTTAATCGAGCTAGACTTTCATTCAGTGAAAGGGCAGGATCAACTAAAAGACTGCAACCCTTCACGCTGGAGCCACTACCACGACCAGTGTCAGCCAACGAAGTCTGGCTAGAAGTAAAGCATCCAGGGACTACACGATGCGATAAGAGGTTAGTTGGGGAGACGTAGCTTGCATCCAACATCtgtggtaagaaaaaaaaactattaaaatctataaataaatctagttttttataatgttaatcaAAAAGTTATTTGTATTCAATATAAAAAAGTAATCTGAACTTTAAGCTCATATCCCATTTGTTGAATTATTCAAAATGAAGCTTCAAAAACTACCTAATGTTATTATGTTTGTACAGACATATTGGGAACatataacataaaagaaatattacatctGATTATTTGACACAGATTAAACAGACTCGTTAGTTTTCCATGATCAAACCAgctttttaaaaacttgtatataactCTAATAATGAACAAGGATGCTATCTCCAGTGACTTTTTAAATAGGTATACCAAACTTCTATACTTTGTGGAAGTATAGTACTGTTAAtggtccttttttttttattaaatctttcaACATAAATCATTTTAAGATAGTAGACAACAGAAGACCAAACTTCCAAGTTATGCTTAGTATATCATGTCCAATaatatttgtctatttatttCAAAACGGATCAATTTTTGTTTCCCATTTTTCTTTCAGATTATGTGcaggattattttaaataaccaaatataatactctgtttaaaaataataattccacTGCCAAACAAAACTTGACACCTTTCTAAAAACCTCACATGATTATTAATGTACTCGACAGTCAACAAAAGAGAAAAAcctgtaaatattattatacaaatcTGGTAATCTTTTTATTTGCAAATAGTAATGTAGGTGGGCATACTATTATTGGAGAAATAGACTTAATATTCTTgtatcaaatatatatcaaagatGAAGAGCAAAAAACATTCCCTTGTCTTATTTCATATAGTCTACATCAAGACTAACGAATAAAATTAGAATGGTGACACCATACATAACTTCTGTTGTTCATAATTTAGGCTTAGTATAACAATTTCAGGAATTGCATCTGAATAAGTTACCTTCTTGTAAATTTTGCACTTACATAACACATTAAGAACAGTCATCACACTTATAATATGGCTGTTGTCAATATAAACGTacacctttgtgcaaattaatcgaaacaagacagaaaattacaattttttcaattttttgcattttatttctgagaatccaaaaattactcacaaattaatgcatgatatgaccgcctttatttttcagaagatcattaatccactttggcatcgagtccacaagttgactgcgatctttactaatttttggattgtggtaccacacctcaattagcttatcttttgtagtacagtcttttccccgaagtctttctttacaaatcgcccaaagattttcaataggatttcagtccggagagtttccaggccagtccagcacctttatttgcattgtagtcataaaatccTTCACAAGTTTAGaggtgtggcacggagccagatcgtgctgaaaaatgccagatctgTCTAGAAATCTCTTTtgcaattctggaacgactcttctctgcaaaacttcaatgtactttggtcctcgcatcataccttctatgacATGCAAGtctccgatgccatagtagctgaaaaaccccaaaacatcttcttcaagggatgttttacatactgattgatgtgagattctcgaagtttctcacctggagatctgcgaacatggacttctttgaccctgtacgaagaaatgagtcttgtcactgaataacaccttcctccattgttcttgcatccagttcttgtattttagaccccattgatactgttttttcttcactgagttggtaagaagttgtgtTTTGACTGGTTTCCTtgtccttctaacgcaatttcgaacgatgtaatattcctcaaaatttcatcatatatcccaaaaataggtCGACCATAcggcaaaacacagctaatgatgctgtctgtgtgaaaaaatgactattaaaggaaaatcagcgggtccagaGAGCCTACACCaaccgccatgctgaaaatattgtaaaatgaccatttgtttcaattaatttgcacaagggtgtaagtagCAAAATAATAGAGAAATATCCATTAATATCACACACTACTGCCTACAAACTACATACACTGAAGCTGGATACTTAGTGGTTTGATTTTAGTTGTTTGTAGTTACGCACaaggctatcagtgctctgctcaccacgagtattgaaaccaaagtttccagcattgtaagtccacagacatactacaTACTGTTGTACTACACTGGGGCCATGTAATACAGTATTACTGTGTTAACAGGTAgcaatattatattacaagttctAGCTGTTACAgtaagaaagatttgtttgtagtATGACAGATAACACTTCATTCACTGGTGCAATCACTCTCAAGTTACACAAGCTTAAATTGTAACATGCTATAGTTAATTCATATTTAAgctcaaaacaaaactattaaataacaataacatttaccTTCTCCATACAAGTTGCAGTGATATTCCATTTTTGTAACCAATAGTACAATACCAGATAACCAAATGTGAACTTTGTAATTACTTCATGAACATCTTGTCTGCAAGACTAATAAATACAGCCACAAACACAAATACATAGAAATATACAGCTGAAAAATAACTTATGTAATGGTAAAAAATGTTGTGACAAGCTTCTTTGGTATTATAACAAACAATGTCACATACATGAAGAGAGCAGTTATTTCCCAAAAATATCCTGGCCACCTCATTGCATTCTATTGATGTGTCACTCATATTTTGAACATTCTTATGGATAGTAGCTTCACCATACAAATGCACTGCAAATACCTCGTATTTTCAAGGTTTTTATCTTTTCAATGTTCTATTTACTGACTATGGCTATAGACTCAATGTTTTGCCATGCATATCtggtatttacaaaaaaaaaagttcccagtcatttgaaacttaaaaaaaaaccaaaacccaaCAACTCCCAAAGAAATACAAAAGACCTGACTGCTAATCATGATCATGATTTACTTGTTGTCAATCTTTTAAAAGCactaaataaatttacatttccTTCTTAAATCACATAATAAAAGACTAAGACTTATTTAACAAGTTTTCACTGGAAAGCATTTTTATAGCTATTTTGCCTACTTTTCCAGTCATCACCAACTCTGAAGACAAAATCCTCAAAATTTGCAATGATTGAAACATGATGAATTAATGCACTCTAAGCATTACAGATTTTAGTTTTTTCATGCATTGATCTATGATATTATGGACTTCTAGTCAATTTGTTGTGTGGAATTAAATTCATTAACTTATTTTTTCCAGGTCCAATCTACCAAGTTAGTTTACTTTTGAGCTGAAGGTATTAATAATTCTGGATATTGTGGAGATGGGAAAAATTTCCTCCACATAAGAGGCTGTCCATGAAATATCTCACTTATGAGTTAGCTGAAGCTCTGTTGATAAGAAAGAAACACTGTGTGGCTCTGCTTcataaaagcaaagaaaaaccTAAGGTCCAACCCATTTGTTTGGAAATGCCCAAAATGTGAGAATGTTTGCTTACAGTCAGAGAGAAAAATTCTCTACTTGaatggaaatatattattgtccTCACTATGAAGGAAAGCTTGAACTTCTCTTTATCTCCTGCAGTGACCAATTTCTAAGCACATTCAAATTTCTAAACTCTAAAAAAAGGAAAAGagacttttttaaaaaaagaaggcTGACATTATAGTAAATAAAGAACACAATCTAGAGATTTTGATAAGAGAAACTCAGCTAGAAGCTAAATGCAAGAACACACATCCCACTTCTACTGCTACAATTGTGAAAGCCAGTATGAATATTCTTATGAGACTATCACAACACATTCACAGAAGGGATGGTTGAAAATTGGAACAATACTAAACAATAGATTGAGAATAAATAAGGACTGAAGTACAATTACAATTAAAGTTGTGCTCTCCTAACCAAAAATTCAAAAAGAGCtagtttttgtttgaaaattaatacatGCTGTGATTATCATTGAttacatgtaaattattttagacaATGTTCAATATGTTCTCAGTAAAAACAGAAATCACAAGCTATTACTTTGAAtcaacacattaaaaacaaaattgaagggtGAATACTTTGTAAAATTACTCATTACATTATTGTGGTTGCTATCTTACTATTATAAGCATTAACGCAGTAAATTTAGAAAAACAGACTGCTCTTGTAATGTATAAGAAAGAAactgtattattatcaatatttaaacaacaaacttataatagttttaagttaataaTCACCTATCAATAACTGTTTATGcgtaaaattcattaaaaatcatttaaaataatagtcTTTCCACTCTCACAGGAATGCTAACAGAAGTAAAAATTACTActatgcataatatatatatatatattaccaataTTACCATCTCTTACACAACAGCAATAACATACTAAAAAATTGTCAGATGTAAGTGAAGACATCgcactaattattattattattattttttatacaaatgaggctattttatcatattttcaaGCAAAAGTAATGTTAAACCACGCAAATGCATTCAGATTCACATATGTTGGTACTGCTTGAAATTTTCATCTCTAAAGGGGCATACAGCACACACGAGCCATTTATTATAgattctttttttaatcattgaaACATTCAATTCCTCAACTGAAACAAGCTTTTGacaaactgttagattatatAATAAAGGgttttttgattgttttttgtttttgaattttgctcaaagctttACGAAGGCTATTTGCCCTAGctatccctaatatagcagtgtgagactagatggaaggcagctagtcatcaccacccactgccaactcttgggctatttttttaccaatgaatagtaagattgactatcacattataatgccccaacagctgaaagagagagcatgtttgttgtgatggggattcaaatccgcgaccctcagattacgagtcgaacgccttaacccacctggccatgctgggccctataaAATAAAGGGGTAGATGTGAAAAATATTACACTGTGTGGACATTATTATAAGGCCTACAAGTGGATGTATCACTAGTAATAATCAGCTTTTGTTTGGCccagtattattaatttaactaaGGAAAAATGGTATAAGCCTATTCAAAAACCTTTTACACAATAATTTGGTTTGGTATTGGAGTGCAAAGgtgttgaaatatttgaaaagagaTATTACATCATTCTACACTAACACAATATCCCACAATCATTTAGTGAGAAACAATCTAGCATTTAGACAAGCTAGAATAACTGACCAAATGCTTCctgttacattttatacaaaatgaAAGTCTGAACTGTCATTATTAAACGATATCATAACCAGTAAAATTAAAAAGCTGTACCAGAACGTTCTTGGCAATAATTAGCttattaacaaacaacaacacctgGTGGAGTTGACTTCACATATAAAGGACAGAATACCCAGTCTGTTATTAGTcttatttatacaagttttctCAAGCAAAGTTTATGATTTGTTATGTCTGTCACACCTGGAGAAATAGTCTTGAGCTCTagagcaaaaacaaaataaatatgtaacagctgttataatacaaaaataatataccagattattttcttttacataaaaagaCACAAGTTTGGATAAGACAAACATTTTTAGTacttctgattttttaaaaaacttcctGAATGTATATGATTTTTTTGTAACTTAGTAATTTATGGTAATCCACAGGTAACATAAACTTTATGTAAAACACTATTGATGTATAACTACTGTATTTCCCAGCATAGAATATGCTATTTTTTCcccaaaataagtttaaaacatttacccAGCATTTTCCAGCCCAAAGTTTATGTTGCTCATAGTCCTAAACCTAAGCCTAGAAGAAGCATTTTCATATTAGACAGTAATCCAAGACCCTCTATATACGAcccaaaataaaatgtataagttacttagtattaaataacttCGACAATGATTCCACTAACAACCAACAACCTacctttccaggtagaactgaaaacatctatttctctgaaacacctcaaaacagtatcttaaacaactttctcaaagaattttcacacaaaactatcaacataatttcacagaaaagaaatctaaaaaacCAAcctcaaagaaaaatatattaattctataagcaacttaaaacaagacaaaatcaaaatcctaaaagcagataaaggcaatgctatagttataatgaacacaaatgaatacattcaaaaaatgaacatcttgtcagatacaaacaaatttaaaatattaacacaaatccaacaaaaacacatgaaaccaagttaaacaaaatactactacaaatgaaaaaaccaaCCCAAtctcaaaaaacatttatttttacctacGAAAGACCAACTCGTGCACACCACAACTACAGagcacccccaaacctcacaaacatGATTGTCCACTAcaacccataatgtcgacctataaatcatttaactacaaactCGGTAAATTTatagcgtgggcattttctaaatatgtaacatcagccggctcctttttaaaagactctttcaactttaaatatattcttaatcaactaaatcgtAAAGCCTTTacggccagttttgatgtaatcttccctcttcacagaagtcccaacgactgaagcctgcaagatagctttagaactttatatccaagaccctaacccattgATACatatccccagcaaccaattagcaacccttacaGAATTCACTACAACCAAAACTAActtcatgttcaataaccaaaactacctacaaatattTAGCATGGGAAAtcctgtgtcaccagttctagccaacattctTATGACACAGAATGAATCACAAGAAATCAATTAAATCTTACACCTACCACTATAATGGTACAGGTATACTGATGAAATTTGACAAGGCTTAGCAAGTTATGGCAAGCAGCAAATGAATTGAGAGTGTGTAACTAGAaaaggtaattattttttataattctttatttactgttctatgtttttcaaaaaaaaaaaacaaagttcacAACTATTTTCAATAGTAGTGGTGTATagaaaatactagtccactaaaacacaactaagacaggtcattt is from Tachypleus tridentatus isolate NWPU-2018 chromosome 2, ASM421037v1, whole genome shotgun sequence and encodes:
- the Ac13E gene encoding adenylyl cyclase 13E; protein product: MSAVTFAHNKSKPLPDTEEKEELTSVRITVNPVQSRIFSPPCSSQSTAGSFSIDAQKSGWCPILFERASKAWWDPRFDSRVLEEQYHRSTFPLTCQRFQYALLYLFLASISYCIYFACMAHTNWIPFVVTSIVLMCYIVATLLFTYTKHYQKYYFSVSLFTTVFLCALSLSVFASYIGKESTADLSLSPIGLFCICLKILLILYTVIPLPLYLCFLIGGTYSIIFEALSAVLTEDNTSLIVGIKVLLQLCIHMIGILILLMAEVRMRKTFMKVGQSLLVRRDLEVEQQLKERMIHSVMPPKVAKWLMSIQDREDEEQQNPESGKRRISTSPRQSQMIFRPFNMHRMEEVSILFADIVGFTKMSSNKTAEQLVGLLNDLFGRFDYLCAKLGCEKISTLGDCYYCVSGCPEPRSDHAKCCVEMGLAMIKAIGEFDEDTNEDVNMRVGVHTGTVLCGIVGTRRFKFDVWSNDVTFANLMESTGKPGRVHISEATFSFIQDIYTVEEGLPQNEVKTYFIRGRKHAARSSSRCCRHSWPTNSIPLPNVHHPGGRKANSLSERGNDSEGDGSTMPMLQPHRHGSLSTLTSSRKDSGIRSRRSSLQDVMLDASYVSPTNLLSHRVVPGCFTSSQTSLADTGRGSGSSVKGCSLLVDPALSLNESLARLRHLRKQSDLQMIRCVQQDAGHIDYFVRPPINQLSLFFVIPAMERDYRQRLHYRDSKDATLTVSSATFNMYCDVFVSAVVFIVIAFSCFMLFHSPLPWLLFCLLATCWEMFIILLCLRETFASRGYFRVACLSQVYRFCTQWYPWHICGAILVSLPVASVFSNFSCSNVLATPEKTHAFLYLMFVSIFHFCNFTHLNCWLKSVLAGTAVAGLVLLFSASYCHCSIDYWPEPTSVVSTFNRSVFLDPDDVVVETNTATVLYHCGHSLVYEIILDGILITILIWFLNREFEISYRLSFHGSVTAARDKKKIQAMKNQADWLLHNIIPKHVAEQLKSTSKYSENHKDAGIIFASIVNFHEMYDESYEGGKEYLRVLNELIGDFDELLNRPEFKNVEKIKTIGSTFMAAAGLNPHIRQQNPHPCTHLFELMDFALAMQQVIERFNCDLLEFSFIFRIGYNFGDVTAGVIGTTKLYYDIWGDAVNIASRMDSTGIPGHIQVPEHCVFVLQDVFEFEKRGSIYVKGKDNMNVYTLVKRKDGVSYPTLHQAEANNSSDEELEPEGLAPL